TGCCCACGAGGATGCACAGCGCGTAGAAGCGTATGGTCACCGGGCCTATGGAGAACTGCGAGATCGTCGGCGACGGGATATAGCTCAGTAACATGGCACCTCATTGATGGGAAATATGCAACTGCAAGCCATCATACGCCATCGCCTTGCAAATGGCTTGTATAAAGGAATCCGCGATGGTCCACTTTCTGAAATACAGAAGCGGACCACCGCGGATGTCTATTTTGGATTTGACGATTTCGGCGATTGCCGGCTACTTGCGGGCGGTGCGCACGCCTTCGGTCAGTTCCTCGGTCTTGGCGGCCAGCGCCTTGAGGCCTTGTTCGGGGTCGCAGATGGCCTCGCCGCTTTCGTCGAGCAGCGTGTGGACGAGGGCCGAGCCGACGATGACGCCGTCCGCGTAGGAGCCGACCTCGCGGGCCTGCTCGGGCGTGGAGACGCCGATGCCGACGCACACGTGCTCGGCTCCGGCCTTGCGCACGCGCTCGACCAGGTGTTCGGGTGTGGCCGAGATGGACTCGCGCTCGCCGGTGACGCCCATGCGGCTAGCCGCGTAGACGAAGCCACGGTAGTTCCGGGCGACCGCCTTCAGACGCTCGTCGGTGGAGTCGGGGGCGACCAGGTAGACGCGGTCGAGGCCGTGGCGGTCGGAGGATTCGATCCATTCGCCGGATTCGTCGGGGATGAGGTCGGGGGTGATGATGCCCGCGCCGCCGGCATTGGCCAGGTCGGTGGCGAAGCGCTCGACGCCATAATGGAAGATGAGGTTCCAATAGCCCATCAACAGCGGCACGCCGCCGGCGTTGGCCACCGCCTCGACGGCCTCGAAGGTGTCGGCGATACGCTCGCCGGCCTCAAGCGCCAGACGGGACGCGGCCTGGATGACCGGGCCATCCATCACCGGGTCGGTGTAGGGCAGACCGACCTCGACGATGTCGACGCCGTGCTTAACCAGCGTCTCGAAGGCGCGTGGCGAGTATTCCGGGTTCGGGAAGCCGAGCGGCAGATAGCCGATGAAGGCCGGACGGCCCTCGGCCTTGCACTTGTCGAGGCGTTGCGCGGTCTTGCTGGGCGTGTGGCTGATGCCGAGGGGCTGGCCTGAAGGCGTGTTCACTGTGGTTGTGTTGCTCATTTCACTCTCCGTCCTTCTTGGCGTCATCCAGGGTCATGCCGGGCGCGCCGTTGGCGTCGAGCGCGCGGCTCTGCTCGTCGGTCAGGAAGCCGAACCACTTGCCGGCGGTGGCCACATCCTTGTCTCCTCGACCGGAGATGTTGACCACGATGACAGGGTTCTTGTAACCCTTGGCCTTGAGGTCGGCGGCGGCCTTGTAGGCACCGGCGACGGCGTGGGAGCTTTCGAGCGCGGGAATGATGCCCTCGGTCTCGCACAGGTCCTTGAAGGCGTCCATGGCCTCGTCGTCGGTCGCATACGAGTAGTTGACGCGGCCGATCTCCTGGAGCCAGGCGTGTTCGGGGCCCACCGAGGCGTAGTCGAGGCCGGCGGAGATGGAGTAGGTGTCGAGGGTCTGGCCCTCGTCGTTCTCCAGCAGGTAGGACTTGGCGCCTTGGAACATGCCGAGCTGGCCGGTTCCGGGGGTCAGGCGGATGGCGTGGTGGCCGGACTTGGGCCCGTGGCCGCCCGCCTCGTAAGCATAGAGGTTCACGCGGTCGTCGTCGAGGAACGCGTTCATCGCGCCGATGGCGTTGGATCCGCCGCCGACACACGCGCACACGGCGTCGGGATGGTCGATGCCGTAGTCCTCGTTCAGCTGGCGGGCGATCTCCTCGCCGATGATCTTCTGGAAATCACGGACCATCGAGGGGAAGGGATGCGGGCCGGCGACCGTGCCCAGCATATAGTGCGTGTCCTCCACATTGGTGACCCAGTCGCGCAGCGCCTCGTTGATGGCGTCCTTCAGAATCCTGGTGCCTTGCGTGATCTCCACGACCTCGGCGCCGAGCATCCTCATGCGGGCGACGTTCAGCGCCTGGCGACGCGCGTCGATCTGGCCCATGTAGACCCGGCATTTGAGGCCGAACTTGGCGCAGACGGTGGCGCAGGCCACGCCGTGCTGCCCGGCTCCGGTCTCGGCGATGACGCGCTTCTTGCCCATGCGCTTGACCAGTAGTGCCTGGCCCAGCGCGTTGTTGATCTTGTGGGCGCCGGTGTGGTTCAGGTCCTCACGTTTGAGGAACACACGGGCATTGAGGCCGGTGCGCTCGTTCAACCGTTGGGCGAAGCGCGGCGCTTCGGTGAGCGGCGAGGGACGACCGACATATTCACGGCTCAACGTGGCGAACTCGTTTTGGAATTCCGGATCGGCCTTGGCCTTGGTGTAGATGTCGTTCAGCTCGTCCAACGCGCCGATCAGCGCCTCGGGCACATAGCGGCCACCGAAACGGCCGAAATACGGCCCTTGGTGCTCACTCAACGGCAGGGTGCTGGAGGCCTTGAAGCGCTCACCCTCCACGACCAGACGGTGCACGACCTGTGCGTGGTCGCTCGCGGTGGCGACGCCCTCACCGACCAGCACGGCATCCGCGCCGGCCTCGGCGTAATCGTTCAATTCGACGGAACCGAAGACTCCGGACTCGGCCACCTTGATGACGTCGTCGGGCAGATCCTTCGCCAATTCGGCGTACCTGCTCACGTCGACCTTGAGGTCCTTCAGGTTCCGGGCGTTGATGCCGATGACCTTCGCTCCGGCCTTCACGGCGCGGTCGATCTCCTCGCGGCTGTGGGTCTCGACCAAAGTGGTCATGCCAAGATGGGTCGCCAGATTCAACAACGAGGCCAGCTTGTCGTCGTCAAGCGCGGCGACGATCAGCAGGATGATGTCGGCGCCGTGGACCCGGGACTCCCAGACCTGGTATTCGTCGACCACGAAATCCTTGCGCAACAGCGGGATGTGGACCGCGGCACGCACCTTGTCGAAGTCATCGAGCGAGCCCAGGAAGCAACGTCCCTCCGTCAGCACGGAGATGGCGTTGGCTCCCCCACGCTCGTATTCGCGGGCGAGGGCGGCCGGGTCGTCGATGTCGGCCAGATGACCCTTGGAGGGCGAGGCGCGCTTGATCTCGGCGATGACGGGTATGCCGTCCGACGAACGGAGCCATCGCGTGGCGTCGATGGCCTGGGGCGCGTCCTGCGCCATCCGCTGCAGTTGCTTGAGCGACACCAATCGCTCGCGTTGTTGCATGTCTTCGGTGGCTCCCGCCACCAGTTCGTCGAGTACCGACATTTTTGCCTCCGTTATCCGCCGCTATACGCCGGAATCCCCTCGGGTCACGCCACTGCTTTGACCCCGGAATCCCCGCTTTCGGCAGGTAATCGTCTTGTTGTTTTCCTGTGGTTGTTGAACTGGTTATCTTGCCTTGCCGTCTTCGGTCGAGTTTGCCTCCTTCACCTGATTTCCGATATAAAAACAATCATCCGTTATGGTCTATCCAAGATATGAAAGGATGGGCGAGACGGATACTTCGTAGTGTAGCGAGGAGGCTCACACGCCGCGTAGCTGGGCCGCAATCTGGACAGCCTCGACGCTCGCCGCGGCCTTGTTGCGGGTCTCCTGCCACTCGTTGGCGGGCACGGAATCGAGCACGATGCCCGCGCCGGCCTGCACGTAGGCCTTGTGGTCGCGCAGGAAGGCGGTGCGGATGGTGATGGCCATGTCCATGTTGCCGGAGAAGTCGAAGTAGCCGACGGTGCCGCCGTAGATGCCGCGGTCGGCCGGCTCCAGCTCGTCGATGATCTCGATGGCGCGGGGCTTCGGGGCGCCCGACAACGTGCCTGCCGGGAACGCCGAGGTGAAGACGTCGAAGGTGCTGAGCTCCGGGTCGACCTGGCCGGTGACCGTCGAGCAGATGTGCATGATATGGCTGAAACGCTTGATGTCCATCAGCGAGACCACGGCCACCGTCTCGGGTTTGCAGACACGACTCAGGTCGTTGCGCGAGAGGTCGACCAGCATGATGTGCTCGCTGCGTTCCTTGGGGTCGGCAAGCAGCTCCTTGGCCAGGCTCTCGTCCTCCTCGGGGGTGGCGCCGCGCGGGCGTGATCCGGCGATCGGGAAGGTCATCGCGTGGCCGTCCTCCACCTTGATCAGCGTCTCGGGGCTTGAGCCGATGACGTTGAAGAGACGGCCCTGCGGGTCGGTGAGGGCGAAGAAATACATGTAGGGGCTCGGGTTGAGCGTGCGCAGGACGCGGTAGACGTCGAAGGGGTCGGCCGGCGAATCGACCTCGAGGCGCTGCGAGACGACGATCTGGAAGGCGTCGCCGTCGACGATATGACGCTTGGCCTCCTCGACCGCATGCTCGTATTCGCCTTTCGGGGTGCGGAAGCGCAGCTCAGGCTGGGACCGGTTCGAATCGAGGACATTGACGCGCGACTCCCCCGCCACCGGCGTGGCCGCGGCACGCTGCATCTTCTCAAGCCTTGATATCGCGGCGTCGTAGGCCTCGCTCTCGCGGGTCGGCTTGTCGTCGACGTTCACGGCGTTGGCGATGAGCCATACTGATCCGTTGACGTGGTCGACCACGGCGATGTCGGTGGCCAGGGCCAGCACCATCTCGGGCTGCCCCGTCTCATCAGGCGCGTTGCCGCGAAGCTTCGGCTCCCAATGGCGCAGGGAGTCCCAGCCCACGGAGCCGACGAGACCGCTGGTGAGGCTCGGCAGGCCTTCGACCTTGGGCGCCTTGAGCACCTCAAGGGCACGGCGGGCAACTTCAATCGCGTCGCCCTCGCGCGGCACGCCCGCGGGCACCTGGCCGAGCCAATCCGCCTGGCCACCGTTGGAGCGTAACTGCGCCATGGCATTGACGCCGATGAAGCTGTAACGGCTCCACTGGCCGCCATATTCCGCCGATTCGAGGATGAAGGTACCGCTCCGACCCTGGGCCAGGCGTTCGTAAAGGCCTACCGGAGTGAGCGAATCCGCCAGAAGGCGACGCACGACGGGCACCACGCGATAGCCCTCTTCGGCGAGATGATGGAATTGCTCGCGGCTCGGCCAGGTGCCGCCCCACTCGAGGTGCTCAACGCTTGCTGTTTCCATCATCAACCTCCTCTGGTTTTCTGTGGCCCACGACCACCGGAATCTGGCCGCCGGCCTCGAAGCATGAACGGGCACCGGTGTGGCACGCGGCCCCCACCTGGTCCACCTCGACGAGCAGCGCGTCGCCGTCGCAATCGATCGAAAGCGCCTTCACATATTGCACGTGGCCGGAGGTGTCGCCTTTGCGCCAATACTCCTGCCGGGAACGCGACCAGAATGTGACGCGGCCGGTGCTCAGGGTGCGCCGCAACGCCTCGTCGTTCATGTAGCCGACCATCAGCACCTGGCCGGAATCATATTGCTGGATGACGGCGGCCACGAGGCCTTTGGCGTCGCGCTTGAGCCGTGCGGCAATGCGGGGATCGAGGGAGACCGTGTTGTCGTATTGCGTCTCGTCTTGTGCCATGCCTTGTCTATCCCCTTGTGATTAAAAGTCTTTGCAGGCCAGCCTAGCCGAGAAACGGCTTTAAAACAGGCATCATTCCGCATGCCGAAACGCGGCGGGGGGACGCCAGGACTATCGAACCGTTATGCCGTGGGCGCGCATGGTCTCTTTGACCTGGCTGATCGTGAGCTTGCCGAAATGAAAGACCGAGGCGGCGAGCACCGCGTCGGCACCGGCCTCGATGGCCGGCGGGAAATCCTCAAGCTTCCCGGCCCCGCCACTGGCGATCAACGGCAAATCGACGATGCCACGCACCGCGCGAATCATCTCAAGATCAAAGCCGTCGCCGGTGCCATCGGCGTCCATGGAGTTGAGCAGGATCTCGCCGACGCCCAGCTGCTCGGCGCGTTTCACCCACCACAGCGCGTCGATGCCCGTGGAATGACGGCCGCCCATCGTGGTGACCTCGTAGCCGGACTTGGTGTGCTGCTCCCCACGTTCGCGCCGCGCGTCGACAGAGAGGACGAGCACCTGGTTGCCGAAGCGCTTGGCGACCTTGCTGATCAGCGTGGGGTCGTTGATGGCGGCGGTGTTGACGCTCACCTTGTCGGCGCCAGAACGCAGCAACGCGTCCACGTCGTCGGCGGTGCGGACTCCCCCGCCAACGGTCAGCGGGATGAAGAGCTGTCCGGCGGTGCGGGTGACGACGTCCATCATGGTGCGGCGGTGGCCGCTTGAGGCGGTGACGTCGAGGAAGGTGAGCTCGTCGGCGCCCTCGGCGTAGTAGCGGGCCGCGAGCTCCACGGGGTCGCCGGCGTCCTTGAGGTTCTCGAAATGCACGCCCTTGACCACGCGCCCGTCGTCCACGTCCAGACACGGGATGACCCGAACCGCCAATGCCATTGCTCGCCTCCAAGCCTTGTGAGGGCAGCCTTTCAGCCGTTGATTATTGTTCCAAGACTAACCGGAATGAGGATTGGCGTGGCTTCCCGTCTCATTTGGCAAGCGCGATAGGCGGTGAATATCGATATACGAAACTGGGCAAACATAGCGAAAGAGGTATCTGGGACTCCCTCAGATACCTCGAGTACGACATTACGCTAAACTCGCGCGAGAAGCGTTTCAGCCTTTGATGGCCTTGGCCGCGAGCTGGCCGCAGGCGCCGTCGATGTCGGAGCCGCGGGTGTCGCGAAGGGTGGCGGTGATGCCGGCGCTGTGCAGGATCTCCAGGAAACGCCGCTCGTCCTCGGGCTCGGAGGCGGTCCATTTCGAGCCCTCGATGGGGTTCAACGGGATGGGGTTGACGTGCACCCAGTCGCTGCCGTAGCGGTTGAGGCGGTGGGCCAGCTGGCGGGCATGCTCGGCCTGGTCGTTGATGCCGCGCATGAGGGCGTATTCGATGCTCACGCGGCGGTGCGAGGCCAGATAATAGTCGTGGGCGGCGTCAAGGACCTGCTCGGAATTGAAGCGTTTGTTCATCGGCACCAGCTCGTCGCGCAGCTCGTCGTTGGGCGCGTGCAGCGAGACGGCCAGGCGCACCGGGATGCCCTCGGCGGTCAGTTTCTTGATGCCCGGCACCACGCCGACGGTGGAGACGGTGATGTTGCGCGCGGAGATGCCGAAGCCCTCGGGAGGCATGGCACTGATCTGGCGGACGGCGGAGAGCACGGACTTGTAGTTGCCCATCGGCTCGCCCTCGCCCATGAACACAACGTTGCTCAGACGGCCCGGCCCTCCGGCCATCCTGCCTTCCTCCATGGCTTTCGCGGCGACGCGCACCTGCTCCAGAATCTCGGCGGTGGAGAGGTTGCGGGTCAGGCCCAGCTGCCCGGTGGCGCAGAAGGGGCAGCCCATGCCGCAGCCGACCTGGCTGGATATGCAGAGCGTGGCGCGGTTCGGGTAGCGCATGAGCACGGACTCGATATGCGAGCCGTCAAAAAGCTCCCAGAGGGTCTTGACCGTCATGCCGTCGTCGGCGACCTGATGGGTCACTTCGGTGATGAGCGTTGGGAAGAACGCTTCCTTGGCCTTGCCGCGCATGGCCTCCGGAAA
This Bifidobacterium sp. ESL0790 DNA region includes the following protein-coding sequences:
- the trpA gene encoding tryptophan synthase subunit alpha → MSNTTTVNTPSGQPLGISHTPSKTAQRLDKCKAEGRPAFIGYLPLGFPNPEYSPRAFETLVKHGVDIVEVGLPYTDPVMDGPVIQAASRLALEAGERIADTFEAVEAVANAGGVPLLMGYWNLIFHYGVERFATDLANAGGAGIITPDLIPDESGEWIESSDRHGLDRVYLVAPDSTDERLKAVARNYRGFVYAASRMGVTGERESISATPEHLVERVRKAGAEHVCVGIGVSTPEQAREVGSYADGVIVGSALVHTLLDESGEAICDPEQGLKALAAKTEELTEGVRTARK
- the trpB gene encoding tryptophan synthase subunit beta, whose product is MSVLDELVAGATEDMQQRERLVSLKQLQRMAQDAPQAIDATRWLRSSDGIPVIAEIKRASPSKGHLADIDDPAALAREYERGGANAISVLTEGRCFLGSLDDFDKVRAAVHIPLLRKDFVVDEYQVWESRVHGADIILLIVAALDDDKLASLLNLATHLGMTTLVETHSREEIDRAVKAGAKVIGINARNLKDLKVDVSRYAELAKDLPDDVIKVAESGVFGSVELNDYAEAGADAVLVGEGVATASDHAQVVHRLVVEGERFKASSTLPLSEHQGPYFGRFGGRYVPEALIGALDELNDIYTKAKADPEFQNEFATLSREYVGRPSPLTEAPRFAQRLNERTGLNARVFLKREDLNHTGAHKINNALGQALLVKRMGKKRVIAETGAGQHGVACATVCAKFGLKCRVYMGQIDARRQALNVARMRMLGAEVVEITQGTRILKDAINEALRDWVTNVEDTHYMLGTVAGPHPFPSMVRDFQKIIGEEIARQLNEDYGIDHPDAVCACVGGGSNAIGAMNAFLDDDRVNLYAYEAGGHGPKSGHHAIRLTPGTGQLGMFQGAKSYLLENDEGQTLDTYSISAGLDYASVGPEHAWLQEIGRVNYSYATDDEAMDAFKDLCETEGIIPALESSHAVAGAYKAAADLKAKGYKNPVIVVNISGRGDKDVATAGKWFGFLTDEQSRALDANGAPGMTLDDAKKDGE
- a CDS encoding anthranilate synthase component I, which encodes METASVEHLEWGGTWPSREQFHHLAEEGYRVVPVVRRLLADSLTPVGLYERLAQGRSGTFILESAEYGGQWSRYSFIGVNAMAQLRSNGGQADWLGQVPAGVPREGDAIEVARRALEVLKAPKVEGLPSLTSGLVGSVGWDSLRHWEPKLRGNAPDETGQPEMVLALATDIAVVDHVNGSVWLIANAVNVDDKPTRESEAYDAAISRLEKMQRAAATPVAGESRVNVLDSNRSQPELRFRTPKGEYEHAVEEAKRHIVDGDAFQIVVSQRLEVDSPADPFDVYRVLRTLNPSPYMYFFALTDPQGRLFNVIGSSPETLIKVEDGHAMTFPIAGSRPRGATPEEDESLAKELLADPKERSEHIMLVDLSRNDLSRVCKPETVAVVSLMDIKRFSHIMHICSTVTGQVDPELSTFDVFTSAFPAGTLSGAPKPRAIEIIDELEPADRGIYGGTVGYFDFSGNMDMAITIRTAFLRDHKAYVQAGAGIVLDSVPANEWQETRNKAAASVEAVQIAAQLRGV
- the hisI gene encoding phosphoribosyl-AMP cyclohydrolase — protein: MAQDETQYDNTVSLDPRIAARLKRDAKGLVAAVIQQYDSGQVLMVGYMNDEALRRTLSTGRVTFWSRSRQEYWRKGDTSGHVQYVKALSIDCDGDALLVEVDQVGAACHTGARSCFEAGGQIPVVVGHRKPEEVDDGNSKR
- the hisF gene encoding imidazole glycerol phosphate synthase subunit HisF, which gives rise to MALAVRVIPCLDVDDGRVVKGVHFENLKDAGDPVELAARYYAEGADELTFLDVTASSGHRRTMMDVVTRTAGQLFIPLTVGGGVRTADDVDALLRSGADKVSVNTAAINDPTLISKVAKRFGNQVLVLSVDARRERGEQHTKSGYEVTTMGGRHSTGIDALWWVKRAEQLGVGEILLNSMDADGTGDGFDLEMIRAVRGIVDLPLIASGGAGKLEDFPPAIEAGADAVLAASVFHFGKLTISQVKETMRAHGITVR
- the rlmN gene encoding 23S rRNA (adenine(2503)-C(2))-methyltransferase RlmN gives rise to the protein MTDAQPQTASAPTQTTRDDAPESGITQGGKSGAFRDVLAKNHARRGKPPLHFADMSEDQRIETAKALGMPKFRVKQLANHYFAHFDTDVESFTDFPEAMRGKAKEAFFPTLITEVTHQVADDGMTVKTLWELFDGSHIESVLMRYPNRATLCISSQVGCGMGCPFCATGQLGLTRNLSTAEILEQVRVAAKAMEEGRMAGGPGRLSNVVFMGEGEPMGNYKSVLSAVRQISAMPPEGFGISARNITVSTVGVVPGIKKLTAEGIPVRLAVSLHAPNDELRDELVPMNKRFNSEQVLDAAHDYYLASHRRVSIEYALMRGINDQAEHARQLAHRLNRYGSDWVHVNPIPLNPIEGSKWTASEPEDERRFLEILHSAGITATLRDTRGSDIDGACGQLAAKAIKG